A segment of the Nasonia vitripennis strain AsymCx chromosome 2, Nvit_psr_1.1, whole genome shotgun sequence genome:
TTCATCCAGTCGGTTGGTGCGCAACAATTGGAAAACCTCTTATTCCGCCTAACAGTGCGTATAATTAATTCTTTCTTTATTCGAGAATTAGACTTGATTTTAcatcaattattaatttgtacATGTTTGTTGAACAAACGTAGCAATCGCCAACAAATATAAAGACTGGAAGGACTTCCTAATGCGCCGACTCACCGGAGCGCGCACTCTTCCCACCAACTTTTACAGCAAAGTTAACGACAGTATGAAATCGCGCTTCCGATGCGGCCTGCACCTCGAGGTTGTCGACAAGAACCGTATTTCGCAAGTTAAAGTCGCGACCATCCAGAAGATTGTGGGGAAACGCTTACATGTGCGTTATTACGATTCACCGCCAGAGGACAACGGTTTCTGGTGTCATGAGGACTCTCCGCTGATCCATCCGGTTGGCTGGGCCAAACGTGTCGGACAGTCCTTAGATGCGTATCCAGAATATGTGCAGCGTATTGAGTCGGGAAAACTTAGGTACAAATTAAATTCATGATCTCctataaaaaatttgtctaattatttaaaaaaagaaacttttattaattttttttttaattttagcgATGATGACGCAAAGAGCGAACTGTTCTACGTTCCAAAAAGCTATCTGGCTCATCACTGGTGCTCGTTCCGTGAAGGCATGAAAATCGAGGCGATCGATCCGCTCAATTTGTCAGCCATATGCGCTGCGACAGTTATGCAAGTTTTAAAGGAAGGATACATAATGATAAGAATCGATAGCTATGATGAGGACGCGAGCGGGTCTGATTGGTTCTGTTATCACACGTGCTCACCTTGTATCTTCCCGGTGGGATTCTGCGCACAACACGGTTTGCCGTTGACGCCACCTAAAGGCTACGATCCTACGACGTTCACGTGGAACTCGTACCTCGAAGAGACAAATACGACACCTGCGCCAACAGAAATATTCAACCGAGTAAGTAGTTCTAACTGTACTCTATTAGAACGAACGAATCTAATTTTAAGACATTAAATTTAATGaacttatataaattttgtagGAAGTTCCACAACACGGTTTCATAGAAGGGATGAGACTAGAGGCTGCGGATTTGATGGATCCTAGATTAGTTTGTGTAGCGACAATCACGAGGGTGATTGGCAGATTGTTGAGGGTACATTTTGACGGATGGGAGGACGAATATGACCAATGGCTTGATTGTCAAAGTCCTGATATCTATCCCGTGGGCTGGTGCGACTTGGTCGATCATAAACTGGAAGGACCCCGGACAAATACAAAAAACACCAGTCCTACAGGTGAGCAAAAGATATCATAGACGTACCTTATGTTCATTTTACATAAATGTTTACAATAATCAGAAATGATCCTTGCAGTGAAATCACCGAGAGGCCTTAAACGTAAAGGTAAgcggaaaatgaagaaaaccgGTGGCAACAGACCGGGCTACTCGAGAAATCTCGTGACTCGCCAATCGGAGATGctacaacaacagcaacaacagcagcagagaCAACTGCGAGTAAAGGAAGAACGCGATCGCTACGAGCGTCAGCTTGGTCCAGCCCAAGGTATAAAGATAGAGCGTGAGCGCGGCGACCTCGAAAGTATACCCGAACAATCGACGGCACGAGAACCAGAACCAGCGCAGGAACCTGCTGGTCCCGATCAAACGCTACCCAGCCCAACGAGCGGTCAAGGACAGTCAACAACAACGTCGACGAATGATCCGCAGAATCTACCGCCACCGAAAGAAAGAGTCGCTACTTCGTATATAAATGTCAGTATTCATATTGTTAGCGGCTATGATATtctaaaaacgtaaaaaaaaagttcatcTTCTGGCTTGTTTATGTAGGTAACTGCAGCGAGCGGTAAATATATTCCAAGGATAGCTGACGGTCTTCAAAAGAATTCAGATTTGGGCGAACTCATTCCTAATGAATGGAATGTCTTTGATGTGGCACAATTTCTGCGTGTCAATGATTGCGCAGCGTACTGCGATAACTTCAGCAAGCGCAAGATCGACGGCAAGGCCCTGCTCGCCCTCACGAAAGATCAGATAATAGATCTCACCGGCTTTAAGGTAGGGCCGTCTCTGAAGATTTTTGATCTGATACAACAGCTCAAAATCAAAGTGAATCCAGCTCAGGAAAGGTTGAAACTAGGACTGAAGAAGATGTTATAACAAAACTAGTAGCAGTTAGATTCTATTGTCCAGAGCTGTTGGTCAAAAGTAAGCAAGTTTTTTGCtggattttaaattttaatacaaatatGATACACAAATTGATTTATGCGGccttttgaatattttatgaatagTTTGAATCTATGGAAACAACTTGCTtattaaaatacttttcattaatattatcGTATTTTTACGTTAATCCAGCAGTAGCAATCGCTGACTCGTTTTGATATACAGCTCtgttataatattttacacaAGTTCCAACGTGCGTAGGTAAAATATGGATTTACAATTAAGGCTCACAatcattatttctttttttttaaggatCTGCGCGTGTGCTAAACTTAAAAAAGTAGCGTCTAAATTGGTTGATTTTTAGGCAGCTCACCATCTATAGTTAATTGTCAATCGATTGCTCGAATTCTGTATCATAGAAAGATAATGATGATAAAAGATTGTGCTTTTCATTTGATTGATTCAACAAAGATTTTTAAGGTGCAATACTCAGTGATCTGGTACATATATATCTAATTACAAGCAATTACTCGACAATCTACGAATGCTATAGTATCATAGATATAGCGATTCTAGTGTGTCATGATCAATCATGCAGATTTACTACTTAAAAGTAGTTCATATTGTTCGCTAAAAACGGAAAGAAAGCGCTTTCCTTACCTTCATTTATGATTTCTTTACTTCGACGTTGCCATTATATGTAAATCCATATCTCAAGTTCAATCATATAACTTAAAATGAACATGAAGCagctatatacataaaaaaattacgtttACTTCCACCAGgcattgaaaatataaaaaatttaactatGACGAAATGTGAAAATATTAGGAGGAATTGCGAGAGTTGTATGAATAGctaaacaaatatatatatttaagaAATGATCACGATCTATGCAGAAGCGTAGAGGTAAATTTTATGTACATCTAGCATTAGAgtaactgtaaatattttacgacAACTGCAGTGATTGTCAGATgataatgtaaataatactAATATTAATAGAGTTTTGCAGCCATTCATTCGAATAAAGTAGGAGATATGATATAAATAGATTTAAGTCTAATGGGGCTGTGACATTTGATGTGTTGACTGGCAGCCCCCTCTCAttatctattaaaaaaaaaagatcaataAAGGTGCAGAAAAATTATCTGTCACTTCACGACATATTCCTTTCGATATCTCTTGGCCATTGCAGCAAAGACTTTGAATGACTGTTCATTTAAATCTTTGCACACCAGTGATAGAATAATATGTCAATTGTTACGGTTTCAAATAATGAACCGAGCTTGAaggaatttccatttttcgttttagacAACCTCTTATCTAGGTTTACATTAACATTCttcttaaaaaaacaaatttataagttTAAAAAACTACGTTAATTCTTTGTAAATAGATAGTGTATATGCTCTGAAACTCAAATGACTGCCTTGTACAATGTACATTCAagcatatttatatttatgcacGAAGTAAACATTAGGGAGAACTGTCACTGTAATCATGATTTTCAGTAAAcgtttgataaataataagcACATACgaagatatttttaatataagaTGCAACACGTACAAGTAAAGTTTGCTTTGAATTGTTCtaacatatttattttaaagatcTCAAGTCTAGCTTTAGTTTAGAATGtatatcaatttaaagaaatttttcaagTACATTTCTCCCACAAACCATCACATTTCTAGCTCAGTCGGTTTTTCAAAGCGAACAAAGAGCTTTGCTGTGAAATTCACCAAAGAACCCAGAACGACAAAACTTCTTTATCAGATCGCTTCCTCATAGTCCGACACTTTGAATTtcagagcagcagcaacagtgCGAACCTCGAGAATTAAGTCATTCTACGTAGTTGTTAAGTTAATTCTGCAACATGCCGACGCGGGAGCGGacattgtaaaataaaacacTGAATCTTGCAACGAGCTTTTCGTTAAAAAAGTGTAAAACTGTAAAAATGAGAAGGAGGAGAAACTTCCAGCGTCCGAGCATGAATTTCTTATAAACTATGTTAATCCAAAAGTAGTCTTCACACAGGACTTTGATTTGCCGGAGCTATAGCGCAGCTCCGGATCcgcaatttataataatagaatattttctCCACGAGACGATAGAGAACGAACAATGATCTGTGCGAtattttataactattttattCGATATATATGCTGACTCGATCGGTTTTTGCGTCGAGCGTTATTTTGCATGTGTGACGCGTTTAGTTTAAGTTCATTAAAGATTGCTCCATGAGCGAGGATagcgcaagcgagagagatgcgGAAGAGAAAGACGAATAGATTGATTGgttgaaaataaatgttttatacgCATGATGTAAAGAAGTTTGCTAATAATGAGAGGTCTTCTTATTGTTGCAGCAATAATCTTGTGTACTTTTATTACTCGATCATCACCTTATTTTCCAGTACAAGCTTATTTGTTTTACTTTCGATGCATGGATGAATTAATCCATCGCTAATCACcatcgctttttttttaagttttatttcttttattttacatttgaaTCAAAGGATGCTGTTAAAAACGAAAACAATCGCCACCCAATGCCATTACCGTAAATCCGCATTCGCACATATCCCCGGTCGATATTCGAGCCTCCAAACAGAAAATTCACATTTCCTCCCGACCATTATGTTCCCACATCAGGTAACTGGTACTTATCCGCCAGCCGCATCAAGCCACGCAGCCAGCGACGATCCATCCAAACAGAAACACTTCTTCATACCGACCACCAGATGCCAGCACTCGCCGTTCCACCACGCAGATAATAAGATGACCGCGTACACTCCATCAGATGAGGCGTCGCGTCCAGCGTCTacctacatatatatatatatatatatatataatccaGACCAGCCGTCGAAGGGAAGCCAACCAGCCGCGCGgcgtgagcgagagagaagcggcTGACGTAGGCTACACAGCAAACGGCCGGTCTcgcggagaaagagcgagagagagtgagagagagagagaggagggggagTCTGGCGCATTCTATGGGCGGGGCATCCATACTATACCAGCTGGCAGATGTTTCCCGcgccgcgtcgtcgtcgtggtcgtgtatatatatatatatatatatgtgtgtgtgtgtgtatacgcacacacatccCGGCCGGGAACGCAAGCGAGGACGGCATTCCACTGGCGTAAAACTACACGGAGGCGGCCGAGAACTACGCGCTACATATACGTCCCGAACGTTTTTTACCTCTAACCTCGTGTCCGGTGTCGTATACgtttatatatatgtgtgtgtatgtgtgtgtgtgtgcgtatatagGATATGCTTTATGGCTTCCTGTATGCGCGCGTACGAGAAGCGAATTTGCAATGGCTGTTTGATAAATACATATACGTGGGGGGTTGAGGAGACACCGAATATTTATATAGGATGATGGGGGGAAAATACGATGTGtagcgtgcgcgagagagagagagagagagagagagagagagagagagagagagagaagaaccGGTTCTCCGTGAAATTCGCATCATAAAATGAAACGTGATCGTCCAGGCGGTACGGCGAGATTGCGTGCATAAAAGTTGTAAGACAGTCCGGCGATGGGATTTTTctcgagtatatatatataattgtttatttagAGCCGAGGAGagggctgttttttttatttttcatgatttgcAAATTTCGTCCTTCGTCGAGTTGAATTCAGTATCGAGTTCGTGCATTATATTATGCGTTTCAAAGGAATGctcattttttttgcaaggATAAATCATCGAGGTAGGTATGCACGGGTGACTCGttgcttttattatttatacctTTGGGCGATAATGCCACGCTATGATTCAATAATGAAGGAATGACTGGACATTTCACAAGAGGCTGCTCTATTATTAGCCTGAAAATCGCTAACAAGGTTCCTCCGTCGAAAGTAGGGGGGGTAAGCACGgcgttcgctcgctcgcgagagcgaaaaaagggCTACAGGAAGGCATCGTCccaaaaatacatatatacatatacgcgtGGAGCGAACTGCCGCTGCGCACACAAGCCTCAGCTGTTCGCTCATCCCGAGATAACGCAGGAATCTACGCCGGCACAATCCTCTCCGGCTGTGCgctttatatacatacatatatatacataatacgTATACATCCCTTTCGCATCGCGGACGTATTCGTGTACGAGTATaaatacacacatatacatacagtCTCAGCGATCCAGACTGGCGTCGCGACATCAGGCCGCTCGCGGCGCTGCGCGCGCAACTCTAGCGGCGCGGCGGCTCGACCGGCAGCTGCGTCACTCTCCACTCTCCAGTCCCGCGCCGCCAGCCAGTCAGCcagctacgctcgtgcgcgctCTTTCTGTGTCGCTCGCTTTTCCACTTAcccacactcacacacacacacacacttgttCACACATTGTGCATATGAAATATACATAGGTTACATAGCCACGAGTAACGACGACgagacaacaacaacaagagCAGCCCCATCGCGTGGCGCGTGTGTGTCAGCAGGTGGCGAGCGCGACATTTGCTACACGCCGGGGTGTTGTGTGAGCGCGATATACTCTCTTGCgtgttatatatacacatacatagtGGTCGCGGTGCTGCTGGTGCGCTGCTGGTGCGCTGGTGGTCGTAGTATCGCCGAAAATAGCGGGCATCTAACCTATCGAGGATACACAAGTGGCAAGGAAAaaagcagcaacaacagcagttAAGTGTCTCGTATATGTGCTGTGCGCGAAAAAGGTGCGCGACGGACGACATGCTGCGCGTGTCAGTCATGCCTCGGAGGAACGACCGACGAGTATTCGCGCTGGCCCGCGGCTGCCTCAGCCGGTGAACCGCGAGTACaccagtgagagagagatagagaacaGCAGCGCGAGAACCTAACCTCAATTCAGACCACGAGTGCGTATTAAGGCAGTGTGCACGTTTTTTCGGCTTTGCGAGTCGTGCCGTTCCGTGCGTATGTGTGCGCTGTAGGAGAGAGCATCGATCGATATATACGAGAGTGTGCGTGTACGTGCGAAGGAGTCGACACAAAAACAGTGAAACACGAGGAAAATAgtgatcgcgcgcgagcacaaacacagagagagagagaaaaccgCGAGCGAGTTATACGTCTAGGTGAGCAGTGATTCCTCGCCGACTACTCAGCTGTTTCCCGCCAAGAGCGGCCATTACGACGagtgcagcgagagagagagaggagctctGATACGTACCGCGACCGTCTTCTATCCGCGCGCGGGAATTACACTTTGCTTCGCGAGCAAGAGGGATTGATAACGCGAGTGTGCTACAGTGCTGTATTTCTCAATAACAAATAgccagagagtgagagagaaataCGTAGACATCGCCGAGGGAAAAGGAGACACTGTATGGTGGTGATATCGTCGAAGCAGCCGCTGCAGGCCGAGGGGACGGCTCGTCGCAGTAGCGGCAGTAATAATAAGAGAAGGACGCCTGTGTCCGCGAGTGCTGGTGCGTTGGTTGTAAGTGCTGTTGCTGGTGTCGTCGGTTGCACGGGAAAACAACGGCGCGAGCACGGGATTATGTCAGTGTTTACCAACAGCGACCTGCTTGAGGAAATCGTCGAGACGACCGAGGAGCAGGAGGCGGACCTGTGCAGGtgaattttctcctttttctcttttttttttcgacttttgATGACGAGATGTCTCGTTACGAGCGCCGGTCATCGATTACGCGATGAGACGCAAAAGGCAGCGGCGACGGTGGGCAATAGACGTTGATGCCTTTATTGCCGCGGCTGTATAACTGGTAATTTTGCGACGCCCCGACTGCCGGCGCTGCGACGTAGGTATGCTCATTTTCAACCTGCTTTTCTTTTGTTCACTGGCGCCGTTACCTACGACGGGCGTAACTacttatttgtttattacgcatttattattcattgacTAGCTCGAGGCATGTTGCTCGtatatcgatttttcgctTTTCACTCGCTATCGCCGACACACAAATAGTTAAAATTCCTCCGGCGTGTGTATTACAAGCTGAGCATACGTATGGCGCTATAACAGCGACGAAAAACTGTATAGAAAGTAAACCGATTGTGGACAGTTTGCTCGTCGCTGCGCCGGCCATGTGACATGTTTATTCGCTCTTATACGGATCCGAACGTCGCGCCGATAGAGATAATACTTATACGCTTGCGcctaggtgtgtgtgtgtgtgtgtgtgtgtgtgtgtgtgtatatatatatatatatatatatgtgtgtgtgtgtgtgtgtgtgtgtgtgtgtgtgtgtgtgtgtgtaataaaTAAGAGAAGTCAGCCGGGGAAGATTTTCAAAACATCAACATGGGCCCCGGCGACGTATACTTCACGGCACTTGAATTGTCCACCTCGTATTATGCGATGTAGTAATTTCGATTACTATGGATATTACACGGTTGAGGTAGTCTTGCGAGTTGCGGGTGacgaagaaataattattgcaCGTCACTCGCGCAAATGCGCATTACTACTAATATACGTCAACAGTTTTATTAATACATTTAGATACATTGAAATGGATTTAGCGATAATATGATCTTACATATACTTTCCGCGTAGTTAATAAGCCGACTGTTCTCGTGTTCTAGAAATAAACCATGAGAACGATACAAGCGCAAACTTGCCTTGAGTTAGAAAACTCTCGAAATCAATTCAAGCCtaaaacatacacacactcgaCACTCATGCAAATAAGCGGCTAATTTgaatctttctctttttctctctcacgtaTTCCGAGAAAATCCTTCAACCACGCACTCGATGTCGTCGAACTCTTCGGAGAAACTCTTTCTCGGCATCTCCTCACGGCTTTTTTCCGAGAGCATTCGAAGGTCGCGAGGTCGCTTGAATCGCTCTTTTCCGTTCCACACTCAGCTGTTTCTCTCTTACACATACTACGCGCCGCGCGGCGGCCGGCCGGCTGCGATCAAGGACGCGCACAAAGCGCCTCGAttgcgcgcgtctctctctctctctctctctctctctctctctgtatatatGTGAGCCGGCGGCGGCTCGTTTGTCAGCGATTTGACGCGCCGTAGTATAAATTTCGAGCGCGCACTGACTTTGTTGCTGAAGAACCAATGTGTATAGCTTTTGTGCACGCGGGCATTTGGTTTTATGGCCGGTTTATCGTTTTAGTGTCATAATTTCCTATGGGGGCTGGTTGTTGTTGATGATTTTCAATGGACCGTGCGTGATTTTTATGTTTCCCGCCGTGTAATAACAACTGTGCTTTCGTGCGATACCGTTTTAGGTTATTTATGGAGCGCGTGTGCACTGTGTGTGTTGTATCCACACGAAAATCGAACTGCTTTTGCGCGGCATGGATTTACAAGTGTCGTTCTTCTATTGTCTTGATTAAAAATAGATAACGATAGCGTTATCGCCCGAAAGTGTACACTTATCGGTGTACATTGATGTACAGTGTAGTCTTATATGATAATCGAATGTGCCTTTGGCGGATAGCTCGTTGCGTCACTTCTCGATTCTCCGATGCTCTCTTGAGGGCGATCTgtgataataaatatataaaaataatagagcTGACTTATTCATGAGACGTCCGCTCGTTAAACAAACTCATCTCTCGGGCATAATTATTGCAAGGAATACCGCTGTTGGATATTCAAGCGAATAATAAATAGTGTTTACACGGGTATTCAGTTATAAACAAGCGGACTCGATcgcgagagaagaaaacgTGATTGTTAAATATGCGTAAATCATATGGAAATGTAATCGTTCATAAATTTGATCGCCGTTAAATTTAATAACGCTAACGATAAAGACAGCGCAGCATCAATCGTAGAAAATCTTCATTCCTAATCCACGAGCCGTCCTTCTAGCATGTATGAAAATTTAACGTTTCTTTTCTTCGCTAAAGCTTTGTTTATTTCGATTCCCATTGTTTTCGACGTACACAATTTCCATGCGACGTGTCTCGTCGCGAATTCAAAGTGAAATATAATTCACATGCaaatattctctctctctctctcgctcacaaTACTATCAGCGCTAGTCGAGATAACATTTTCTctccgctctcgcgcgcgctggcaCAGGGAGTTAAAATGTTTCAAACTcgttgccgccgccgtcgcgctTTTAAACATCGtgcttttatataattataaacccCGTCagtcacacgcgcgcgcgcgatctccCTTGGTGTCGAGAGGAAGAACAAAACTCGTCGTCCATTGATTTCCCTCCAAAAGAGCGCAAAGAGAAATAAATCGTAAAGCGTGTACACTCTGCGTCTCGTGTAAAGTATAGTATGCAAAAATCACGAAGCGTGTCCGGTGTGACTCGGTTGATTGCGGGAAAGGCTTGACGTAATTGAGGAAACTTCGCCGCAGAGAGCCCGAAAAGTCGTTGCTGCTCGGCTTCTTTTTGCATCAGCGTAACACGAcgcgaagaagaaggagagaagcaagagaaagagaggacgCTCGGGCGACCGTTATTTTTgcacgagagggagagagatccGCGTCGCGCCCAAAGTTTCGCGCGCTTATAGTGGGCTTGGCTGCTTTGCCGGTTCTTCTTTTTTGTGTTGCCTCTGCGATGCGCGCCGCGCCGCGTTGTCGTCGCGgctctcctttctctctcggcttctcTTCTTTGCTGCTGCATGCACTGGATGCGTGCTTTGCTTTCTttgccgcgctcgcgcgttctCCGGTTTTGGCTTGGGGTGACGATTCTTCTGCTTTGAAGAGCGTGGCTTTATTATTAGCCGAATTAAAGTGTTTTTCTCGTTTGAAATTCGCACACGCGATTTTCTCGTTGGGTGTGCCATACGTAGAGAAAGCAAAATTCGAGTTATATTATACTGTGTAGAAAACAAAATTCCGCGCTCAGCGAAGCGAACGCCGGAGAGAGATTGTTTTTCCTTtgcctcgctctcgcgcgctctccgAGACTGACTTTGGAGAGCTGCTCAGCTTGTTGTTGTCGCGTGACGTAAAGCCGGCGTACGGCTTTCGAACAGCTGGAGCTCGGGGATTTCCGAGCCGTCGAgctatgtatacgtatacacgtgAATAGAATAGCGCGTGAATTTTGATAGCATTGTGCATTGGTGATGCGTGCTCTGTAATCTCTTTTGAAGTGTCgcgcatttttttctttcaatgaAGCAATGTAAAGTGGGATCCTTGGAAATAAATTTCAAGAATGAAGTAGTAGGCGATTTCTCGCTTATCACGTTTATCGAAACTCGGTATAGCTTTTAATTGTTTACAAACAGCCGGTCGTCCTTCCAATAATCATCGACGCCGAGGACAATGCGTATATAGCACAGCGACTTCGCGGAAGCCAACCTTCGACGGTTCCTTTGATATCTCTACCGACCATATAATttcgcgtctctctcgctctcgacgGCTTTTCACAAAGCTAATTTCGCCGGAGCCGATTAACGTTTTAGTTAGTCGTGCCACgacgctctctttctccaaaAGTTAAATCGCGGGCgtcttctccctctctctctctctctctctctctctctctctctcgcgctcgggATGATAATAATCGCCAAGTTTCGACAAAGGCGCGATTTATCGGCCGACTACGACTCTAGTGTGTCTTCTCtatctcctctctccctctctctctctctctctctctctctctctctctctctctctctttctcgctcgctcactcGCTCGAGGTCTACTCTCCTCTATATATAACgtacaaattaaattctcgaTGAAAGGACGCTAAAGGAGGCATTGTCTTctatatatctctctcgcgtacgcgcgcgttcgggctttccgagagagagagagagagagagagagagagagagagagagagagagagagagagagccagtaGTATGGAGGTTATTACGGGGAAGCGAGGCGATCGGGAGCGGAGATAAGGATTTTTGATTTTCGACGTTTTACGAGCTCGAAGGCTAAGAATTTAATAAGTTCAATTAGTCTTGTGTATggatattgatttttcttcttcgcaaTAAAGGTCGATATAGACACGGAAGGAATTTATTAATAGCCTCTGAGAGAGGATTTTATCAATAGCCGGTTCCCTCGAGAGAAGTTATTACAATTTTAAGAAAACTTCAAGGCCAATGAAACTTGCGACATTCAATCAGCGCAGCACGCTAAACTTTCGCGTGAAGATTAAAATGCTCTCTACGATCTGCCATCGGGCACATTTTTCTCGGGCCACGCTGAAGCCCAAAACTACTCAATTTAATACTGCGCaagaataaattaatactctatctctctcttctctctccatcTCGAATTAGCAATGCTAATCTCCCCAGTGTACTGCAGagagaaagcagcagcagcagcacagttTTGGCCAATTTGAATAAAAGCATCAATTAACGCGACCGCGCGCGAGGGAATCTCGCCGAAAATTTTCGACCGCTGCCGCGTTATGCAACTACTGTACTATACTACTATCACTACTACTACCGGCTATACTATGCTATAGCAACATATGATCAAAAGCGCGGGAGAaccgccgcgcgcgtgtaccACCGCGCAACGACGGAGTGGGGGTAAAGaaacgaagagagagagaagtataATGGGGGGCGGCTCGCTCGGTCCTTTGTTTACACTCGAAGCGGTACCAAAACACGCGCGGCTGCGCGAGCCCTTTGTccgagagagctgctgctgcttctttttAGGCGCTGGTACGCGCAATCTGCGGATACATGAAAGGGAAGAGCGCGGGACGTGTGTATATGGAGAGAATTAAGAAGACGATTGGCGGTcttttgagagagagagagagaatcagCTTTTGTTTTTCGCGCTAATGATCTTGGACgctgataattttttttccagcgAGCTTTTGACGATCGGGGAATGTCGTGGGAAGAAGAATTATTATGATCGTGTTTATGCACGTTATACAGCGTTCGTATGCAATCGCTTAATCCTCGCGCTGTGCTCTCCGCGGGTCTCAATAAGAGGAGAAAGGATGTGTACGCGCCATATAAAAAAGCGACCGAGAACGACGAGTACAAAAGGGAGAGCCGAAGATAAAAGCATAGAAACTCGCTGCTCCGGTCTTTTACATGTGCACTGTGTGCACTGCGACATACACAAAGGGGCTCTTTGAGCCGATATTTCGTATGGTGGGATATATGTAGAAAGATATGGAGAGAGGACCATTCGTATGGTGTGTTTTGTTCTTTACGGATCGCGCACTGTAtatatgaaaaacaaaaaaattaattcacgTATCGATCGCGTGTGCACAACAGTTTCGAGCCTGATCATCAAATATAGGATTGTTATGAGTAAACTGTAAAATATTCCAACGCTACTAACCATAAAAAATACTAAACCTTCTGTAACCCGGTGTCATCGCGCCTTGCGTCGTCGGAAGCATTGGCCGCGCCGCGCTTGGCACGAGGAAAACTCGCCGTCTCTCCTTCTCCTGCGCCAcacgtcggcggcggcggcggcgactgcgtata
Coding sequences within it:
- the LOC100118055 gene encoding polycomb protein Sfmbt isoform X1; this translates as MIEPSSIGTLTHLGSIYAAIPGMPELGMVWMGDMMVQNDPTQELMIDPRQADNSFYSHAPHSFDDIRNHQIPPTAMVRYLPPQFHNECSEPEEPMEGVDVQDIQQEYEQTDGQEMNEYLGLDDYIGEEEREQVVNNAATQTQDVRNRKIKPIKHPGLVLKTPIAYQPHTDLNFIPIRKDGIAVCEKCGAIGVKHAFYTKERRFCSRACARSSEHTAPHADSTYSPTHSAEQSATDAKVPNDVKPLHKIPIKEEVVQPKEQPQKDKIKAVLPAEPVMPEELPVRRKRTAEMAGSYDWTPHLKGPGFCAAPVSCFKHAPISEIWDNISVGMKVEVENTDCDEVCEAFPDSFWVATVLRICGYRALLRYEGFGHSIEKDFWVSLCSNDIHPVGWCATIGKPLIPPNTIANKYKDWKDFLMRRLTGARTLPTNFYSKVNDSMKSRFRCGLHLEVVDKNRISQVKVATIQKIVGKRLHVRYYDSPPEDNGFWCHEDSPLIHPVGWAKRVGQSLDAYPEYVQRIESGKLSDDDAKSELFYVPKSYLAHHWCSFREGMKIEAIDPLNLSAICAATVMQVLKEGYIMIRIDSYDEDASGSDWFCYHTCSPCIFPVGFCAQHGLPLTPPKGYDPTTFTWNSYLEETNTTPAPTEIFNREVPQHGFIEGMRLEAADLMDPRLVCVATITRVIGRLLRVHFDGWEDEYDQWLDCQSPDIYPVGWCDLVDHKLEGPRTNTKNTSPTVKSPRGLKRKGKRKMKKTGGNRPGYSRNLVTRQSEMLQQQQQQQQRQLRVKEERDRYERQLGPAQGIKIERERGDLESIPEQSTAREPEPAQEPAGPDQTLPSPTSGQGQSTTTSTNDPQNLPPPKERVATSYINVTAASGKYIPRIADGLQKNSDLGELIPNEWNVFDVAQFLRVNDCAAYCDNFSKRKIDGKALLALTKDQIIDLTGFKVGPSLKIFDLIQQLKIKVNPAQERLKLGLKKML